The following proteins are co-located in the Chryseobacterium daecheongense genome:
- the topA gene encoding type I DNA topoisomerase: MSKNLVIVESPAKAKTIQKYLGKDFEVKSSFGHIRDLPKKGMGIDLETFSPDYEVSADKKKLVTELKSAVKKAEIVWLASDEDREGEAIAWHLADELKLKPENRKRIVFHEITKNAILKAIDNPRDIDQNLVNAQQARRVLDRIVGFEMSPVLWKKVKPGLSAGRVQSVAVRLIVEREKEIRAFNPKASFKLDGIFVNKEDQEIAAKLKKDFEKEEEAEKFLEKAKTTEFKVLNVETKPGTRSASAPFTTSTLQQEASSRLGYNVTNTMRLAQRLYEEGYITYMRTDSVNLSQEAIEGSKRQIISEYGAEYSAPRNYTTKSASAQEAHEAIRPTDFAVKSIGDAQLNRLYQLIYRRTLASQMANAKIEKTVIEIGNASLPQHFEAQGEVIIFDGFLKAYGIVKTEDDDEENNEKLLPKVKVGEVLSYKSITATEKFTRPSARYTEAGLVRKLEELGIGRPSTYAPTIQTIQNREYVDKREIEPQIREVVKMSLVKDKIKKVVLDEKFGGDKNKFVPTDIGEVVNDFLIDHFKEILDYGFTARVEESFDEIANGDQKWKEMMTDFYSKFHPRIEDVEENADRANGDRLLGVDPKTGKNVHARIGRFGAMIQIGETEDEEKPTFASLMSGQNIATITLEEALELFKLPFDLKDYEGQSVSVGVGRFGPYVKWGETYISIPKGEDPLSVDQNRAEEIIGEKKKADAPIATYKGEPVTKGTGRFGPFIKYQSIFVNVPKKYDFDNLSQSDINELIDAKLEKEANRYIQQWEKEKISIENGRWGPFIKFGKSMFKIPKKKDDTKYDAEELKEISLDEVKKWITAQDKNAFAEKKKPAAKKKATATKKK; encoded by the coding sequence ATGTCGAAAAATTTAGTAATTGTAGAGTCCCCGGCAAAAGCAAAAACTATTCAGAAATATTTAGGAAAGGATTTTGAGGTGAAATCCAGTTTCGGACATATCCGGGATTTACCTAAAAAAGGGATGGGTATAGACCTTGAGACATTCAGTCCTGATTACGAAGTTTCTGCTGACAAAAAGAAATTGGTAACAGAATTAAAATCTGCTGTTAAAAAAGCTGAAATTGTTTGGCTTGCTTCCGATGAGGATCGTGAAGGAGAAGCCATTGCATGGCATTTGGCAGATGAATTAAAGCTTAAGCCGGAAAACAGAAAACGTATTGTTTTTCATGAAATTACTAAAAATGCTATTCTAAAAGCAATTGATAACCCGAGAGATATCGATCAGAATCTGGTTAATGCACAACAGGCAAGAAGAGTCCTTGACAGAATCGTAGGTTTTGAAATGTCTCCTGTTCTTTGGAAAAAAGTAAAACCGGGATTATCAGCGGGTAGAGTTCAGTCTGTAGCCGTAAGATTAATTGTTGAAAGAGAAAAAGAAATACGCGCTTTCAATCCTAAAGCAAGCTTTAAGCTTGACGGGATTTTCGTGAATAAAGAAGATCAGGAAATCGCTGCGAAACTTAAAAAAGATTTCGAAAAAGAAGAAGAAGCTGAAAAATTTCTGGAAAAGGCAAAAACAACAGAGTTTAAAGTTCTGAATGTTGAAACAAAGCCTGGAACGCGTTCCGCATCTGCTCCTTTTACTACTTCTACATTACAGCAGGAAGCTTCTTCCAGATTAGGTTATAATGTAACAAACACTATGCGTCTTGCACAAAGACTGTATGAGGAAGGATACATTACCTATATGAGAACAGATTCCGTGAATCTTTCTCAGGAAGCAATCGAAGGATCAAAAAGGCAGATTATATCTGAATACGGTGCCGAATATTCCGCTCCGAGAAATTATACGACAAAGTCGGCTTCAGCACAGGAGGCTCACGAAGCGATACGACCGACTGATTTCGCAGTAAAAAGTATTGGGGATGCTCAATTAAACAGATTATATCAATTAATATACAGAAGAACGCTGGCCTCTCAGATGGCTAATGCTAAAATTGAAAAAACGGTCATTGAAATAGGTAATGCGAGCTTGCCTCAGCATTTTGAAGCTCAGGGTGAGGTTATTATTTTTGATGGTTTCCTTAAAGCTTACGGTATTGTAAAAACGGAAGATGACGACGAGGAAAATAATGAGAAATTACTTCCGAAAGTAAAAGTAGGAGAGGTTTTAAGTTATAAATCAATTACGGCAACTGAAAAGTTCACCAGACCCAGCGCAAGATATACAGAAGCAGGATTGGTAAGAAAGCTTGAAGAATTGGGAATAGGCCGTCCTTCAACGTATGCACCTACCATTCAGACCATCCAGAACCGTGAGTATGTTGATAAGCGTGAGATTGAGCCACAGATTCGTGAAGTGGTGAAAATGTCTTTGGTAAAAGATAAAATTAAAAAGGTAGTACTCGACGAGAAATTCGGAGGTGATAAAAATAAATTTGTTCCTACAGATATTGGTGAGGTAGTCAATGACTTTCTTATTGATCATTTTAAAGAAATTCTTGATTACGGATTCACGGCAAGAGTTGAAGAAAGTTTCGATGAAATTGCAAACGGAGATCAGAAATGGAAGGAGATGATGACGGATTTTTATTCCAAATTCCATCCAAGAATTGAAGACGTAGAAGAAAATGCAGACCGTGCAAATGGGGATAGGCTGTTGGGTGTTGATCCAAAAACAGGTAAAAATGTTCATGCCAGAATTGGAAGATTTGGAGCTATGATCCAGATAGGGGAGACTGAAGATGAAGAAAAACCTACTTTTGCATCGCTAATGAGTGGGCAGAATATTGCAACCATTACGCTTGAAGAAGCATTGGAACTATTCAAGCTGCCTTTTGATCTGAAAGATTATGAAGGCCAATCCGTTTCAGTAGGTGTGGGGAGATTCGGTCCTTATGTAAAGTGGGGTGAAACGTATATCAGTATTCCAAAAGGAGAGGATCCGCTTTCTGTAGATCAGAACAGGGCTGAAGAAATTATCGGAGAAAAGAAAAAAGCTGATGCTCCTATTGCAACCTACAAGGGAGAGCCGGTAACCAAAGGAACAGGAAGGTTTGGTCCATTTATCAAATATCAGAGTATTTTTGTAAACGTTCCTAAAAAGTATGATTTCGATAATCTTTCTCAAAGCGACATTAATGAATTAATTGATGCTAAACTGGAGAAAGAAGCAAACAGATATATTCAGCAGTGGGAGAAAGAAAAAATATCTATTGAAAATGGAAGATGGGGACCATTTATTAAGTTTGGAAAGAGCATGTTCAAAATTCCAAAGAAAAAAGATGACACAAAATATGATGCTGAAGAACTGAAAGAAATTTCATTGGATGAGGTGAAAAAGTGGATTACTGCCCAGGATAAAAATGCTTTTGCCGAGAAAAAAAAGCCGGCAGCCAAGAAAAAAGCGACTGCCACAAAAAAGAAATAA
- a CDS encoding glycosyltransferase, with product MNTVPSKVSIIVPVYNVENYLAKCLDSLVNQSLQEIEIIVVDDGSSDNSGLIAQEYGQRFPERLKVWKKENGGLSDARNFAIDRATGDYIGFVDSDDYVGKTMFEEMFNLAEKHNAEMVICNIQKVDESGIVTQKLTQIPNMPEKIDLEKNFSVFSDLSYFACNKLFRKELFNNKRFKKGVHFEDIQLIPQLLLKCKIVAQTQNFHYHYLERNDSITKTHTEKGLDILKAVKDVESEFKTSSYSTKKEELKNFQILEGVYSFLAYLAFVKDDKVFYDMADQLKNFIEERNIKIKDILFYSRFGKNYILYLPLKKKIFYLLFFAGQKKLIRKLI from the coding sequence ATGAATACTGTTCCCTCAAAAGTTTCTATCATAGTTCCTGTTTATAATGTTGAAAATTATTTGGCTAAATGTCTCGACTCTTTGGTTAATCAAAGTCTGCAGGAAATTGAAATTATCGTTGTGGACGATGGTAGCAGTGATAATTCTGGATTGATTGCACAGGAATATGGCCAGCGTTTTCCGGAAAGACTAAAAGTTTGGAAGAAAGAAAATGGAGGTTTAAGCGATGCCCGGAATTTTGCCATCGATCGGGCGACGGGAGATTATATTGGTTTTGTGGATAGTGATGATTATGTCGGAAAAACCATGTTTGAAGAAATGTTTAACCTTGCGGAAAAGCATAATGCCGAAATGGTCATCTGTAATATTCAAAAAGTGGACGAGTCGGGAATTGTTACCCAAAAGCTTACTCAAATTCCTAATATGCCGGAAAAAATTGATTTGGAGAAAAACTTTTCTGTTTTTTCTGATCTCAGCTATTTTGCATGCAACAAGTTGTTCCGGAAGGAACTTTTTAATAATAAAAGGTTCAAAAAAGGGGTGCATTTTGAAGACATTCAGCTCATTCCACAACTTTTACTCAAGTGTAAGATTGTAGCACAGACGCAAAACTTTCATTATCACTATTTGGAAAGAAATGATTCTATCACTAAAACACATACTGAAAAAGGATTGGATATCCTCAAAGCAGTAAAAGATGTAGAATCTGAATTTAAAACATCATCCTACTCAACAAAAAAAGAGGAACTGAAAAACTTCCAGATTTTAGAGGGAGTATATAGTTTTTTGGCCTATCTGGCGTTTGTAAAAGATGATAAAGTTTTTTATGATATGGCTGATCAGCTGAAAAATTTTATAGAGGAAAGGAATATTAAAATTAAAGATATATTGTTCTATAGTCGTTTTGGTAAGAATTATATTTTATATTTGCCACTGAAAAAAAAGATATTTTATCTATTGTTTTTTGCAGGGCAAAAAAAATTGATAAGAAAGTTGATTTAA
- a CDS encoding formimidoylglutamase produces the protein MNFEDFIIAPRNFKTENWQIGNQITKEIKEDSIVLLFVSDYRGSGGDAEVQDFTSVRKEFYKLSQLDFEIPIVDLGDLVSGKSVQDSHYILQEVLSACHYKRAIPVIIGGSNDFAFSLFSGLNFHQKNINYTQISNVISLKQGEHINEHTFLSKILGAKNFSIKNYHHLGYQKHLNEVDSVKLIKEVEFDIVRLAEMMNSTEKTEPFFRKADLVTVNCDAIESFGEPFSINPQVNGLNRREICAYMKEVGLSENLKSVGIFNYNIYSESQLNHQLLAQMIWYLIEGINIQRSHPKERHYEIFYVLIDDSQHTFKRDTFSNLWYFGDDENIENCIPCSRKDFDEAKKGWLNARLTKI, from the coding sequence ATGAATTTTGAAGATTTTATAATTGCCCCTAGGAATTTCAAAACTGAGAATTGGCAGATTGGAAACCAGATTACCAAAGAAATAAAAGAAGACAGTATTGTTTTGCTTTTCGTATCAGATTACAGAGGATCAGGTGGCGATGCTGAAGTACAGGATTTTACCTCTGTAAGAAAGGAATTTTATAAATTATCACAGTTGGATTTTGAAATTCCCATCGTTGATCTTGGAGACCTTGTTTCCGGTAAATCTGTTCAAGATTCCCATTATATCTTACAGGAGGTTCTTTCTGCCTGTCACTATAAAAGAGCAATTCCTGTCATTATCGGAGGTTCTAATGATTTCGCCTTTTCTTTATTTTCAGGATTGAATTTTCATCAAAAAAATATCAATTATACACAGATCAGTAACGTCATCTCTCTTAAACAGGGTGAGCATATCAATGAGCATACTTTTCTAAGCAAAATTTTGGGTGCCAAGAATTTTTCGATTAAGAATTACCACCACTTGGGATATCAGAAGCACCTGAACGAAGTAGATTCTGTAAAGCTGATTAAAGAAGTTGAGTTTGATATTGTCCGTCTGGCAGAAATGATGAATTCTACAGAAAAAACAGAGCCCTTCTTCAGAAAGGCTGATTTGGTTACTGTCAATTGTGATGCAATTGAAAGTTTCGGAGAACCTTTTTCAATAAATCCGCAGGTGAATGGACTAAATAGACGGGAAATCTGCGCTTACATGAAGGAAGTTGGGTTGAGTGAAAATTTGAAGTCTGTCGGAATTTTTAATTATAACATATATTCGGAAAGCCAGTTGAATCATCAATTGTTGGCACAGATGATCTGGTATCTGATAGAAGGAATTAATATCCAAAGATCACACCCAAAAGAAAGGCACTACGAAATTTTTTATGTGTTGATCGATGATAGCCAACATACATTTAAGCGTGATACGTTTAGTAATCTGTGGTATTTTGGAGATGATGAGAATATTGAGAATTGTATTCCTTGTTCAAGAAAAGATTTTGATGAAGCAAAGAAAGGCTGGTTGAATGCAAGGCTGACGAAAATTTAA
- a CDS encoding MraY family glycosyltransferase translates to MKNFELFLSEMDISIFYVKIGFGFLFSFLITFFSIPTIIKISRRKNLMDEPGVRSSHLRKIPNLGGIAIFYSIGICTSIFAYELFDLYKFLFASLLILLYVGVMDDIVVMRAYKKLVAQIVVSTLIVIGSDIRIRNLFGIFGIYELEYVVSVIFSVITFIVLINAFNLIDGIDGLAGGYSVICSALFGISYYRLGEYNYPLVVLSVVIIGAVLAFLYYNLSNYRTNKIFMGDTGSMLLGFLLAFTSICFIDIFIDKKLPDIPRYHLQSAPAIAVAILILPIVDTLNVIFVRLWNKKSPFDADKNHIHHKLLKLDFTHRRSGFYIVVYYLFIVMVAYFLRHINVNLLLLVILVLGFTGAYLPDFIYRIRNNRK, encoded by the coding sequence ATGAAGAATTTTGAATTGTTCTTAAGCGAGATGGATATTTCTATTTTTTATGTAAAAATAGGATTTGGATTCTTGTTTTCTTTTTTAATCACGTTTTTCTCTATCCCAACCATTATTAAAATTTCCAGAAGAAAAAATCTGATGGATGAGCCGGGGGTAAGGAGTTCACACTTGAGAAAAATTCCCAATCTTGGAGGAATTGCTATTTTCTATTCTATAGGTATTTGTACTTCTATTTTTGCCTATGAACTTTTTGATCTGTATAAGTTTTTATTTGCATCATTGCTCATTCTTCTTTATGTAGGAGTAATGGACGATATTGTAGTGATGAGAGCTTACAAAAAGCTTGTTGCCCAGATTGTGGTATCCACACTTATCGTTATAGGATCTGATATAAGAATCAGAAATCTCTTTGGGATTTTTGGCATTTATGAACTTGAGTATGTTGTAAGTGTTATATTTAGTGTCATTACTTTTATTGTTCTTATTAATGCATTTAATCTCATTGATGGGATTGACGGACTCGCTGGAGGGTATTCAGTGATATGCAGTGCATTGTTTGGGATAAGTTATTATAGATTAGGAGAATATAATTATCCTCTGGTCGTATTGTCCGTTGTTATCATTGGGGCTGTTTTGGCTTTTTTATACTATAACCTCTCGAATTACAGGACCAATAAGATATTCATGGGAGATACCGGATCTATGTTGTTAGGATTTTTATTGGCATTTACAAGCATCTGTTTTATCGATATATTTATAGACAAAAAGCTTCCGGATATTCCAAGGTATCACTTACAGTCAGCTCCGGCGATAGCTGTAGCCATATTGATTTTACCTATTGTAGATACTTTGAATGTTATCTTTGTAAGACTTTGGAATAAGAAATCTCCCTTTGATGCGGATAAGAATCATATACACCATAAGCTTCTGAAGCTTGACTTTACCCATAGAAGATCGGGTTTTTATATTGTCGTCTACTATCTTTTTATAGTAATGGTGGCTTATTTTTTAAGACATATAAATGTAAATTTATTGTTATTGGTGATACTTGTGCTAGGCTTTACTGGTGCTTATTTGCCGGATTTTATTTATCGGATAAGAAATAATAGGAAGTAA